The following are encoded in a window of uncultured Ilyobacter sp. genomic DNA:
- the rpmE gene encoding 50S ribosomal protein L31: MRKGIHPNYHVVTVDCTCGERFETRSTFSKGDEIKIAVCSKCHPFYTGKAKFIDAAGRVDKFNKKYGMKK; this comes from the coding sequence ATGAGAAAAGGAATTCATCCTAATTATCATGTAGTTACTGTTGATTGCACATGTGGAGAAAGATTTGAAACTAGATCTACTTTTTCAAAAGGTGATGAAATCAAAATAGCTGTATGTTCTAAGTGTCATCCATTCTACACTGGTAAAGCGAAGTTTATCGACGCTGCTGGTAGAGTAGACAAGTTCAACAAAAAGTACGGAATGAAAAAATAA
- the malQ gene encoding 4-alpha-glucanotransferase codes for MEFQRSSGIIMHISSLHGRYGIGDLGRSAYEFVDFMAEAGQKLWQILPMGPTGYGDSPYQSFSAFAGNQYFIDLESLVEKGFIRERDLTPLIEGNIDGSVDFGLIHREKMRILRKAYDTYLQMDQWEGMEDFKKKSEYWIEDYCLFMALKKSFGYIQWQKWPKDYRYKKKAVIKETEMDLCYEMEFQLFLQYIFHEQWHKLKKYANSKNVEIIGDIPIFVASDSVDSWAKNRMFLYDKYKKPKKLSGAPPDMFSKDGQYWGNPLYDWDYMEKTGYRWWLERIRDSFKLYDIIRIDHFRGFESFWTVRYGKKTARKGRWEKGPGMKLFGRINRTLGDLPIIAEDLGFLTPKVRKLLKDSGYPGMKILEFAFDTNEENEYLPHRYPKNCVAYTGTHDNDTIIGWYRGLDSFHKGICDRYLKKMPEVVSEEINWKCIEAIWSSKAVMSITQMQDVIGLGSEARMNFPATSWGNWKWRIKKEDLNRETALRLKKITEKYNR; via the coding sequence ATGGAATTTCAAAGAAGCAGCGGGATAATAATGCATATAAGCTCTCTTCATGGAAGATACGGTATAGGAGATCTAGGAAGGTCTGCCTATGAATTTGTTGATTTTATGGCAGAAGCAGGGCAGAAACTTTGGCAAATTCTACCTATGGGACCTACTGGCTACGGAGATTCTCCATATCAATCTTTCTCAGCATTCGCAGGGAATCAATATTTCATAGACTTGGAGTCTCTTGTGGAAAAAGGGTTTATTCGAGAGAGAGATCTGACTCCACTAATAGAGGGGAATATAGATGGAAGTGTGGATTTTGGATTGATTCACAGAGAAAAAATGAGGATTTTGAGAAAAGCTTACGACACTTACCTTCAGATGGATCAGTGGGAAGGGATGGAAGATTTTAAAAAAAAATCTGAATACTGGATAGAGGACTACTGTCTCTTTATGGCATTAAAGAAAAGTTTTGGATATATACAGTGGCAAAAGTGGCCTAAAGACTATAGATATAAGAAAAAAGCTGTCATCAAAGAAACGGAGATGGATCTCTGTTATGAGATGGAATTTCAGCTTTTTCTTCAGTATATTTTTCATGAACAGTGGCATAAATTGAAAAAATATGCCAATTCCAAAAATGTAGAAATTATTGGGGACATTCCTATTTTTGTGGCTTCTGACAGCGTGGATTCATGGGCTAAAAACAGAATGTTTCTCTATGATAAGTACAAAAAACCAAAAAAATTATCAGGAGCACCGCCTGATATGTTTAGTAAGGATGGTCAATACTGGGGGAATCCCCTGTATGACTGGGATTACATGGAAAAAACGGGGTACAGATGGTGGCTAGAGAGAATAAGAGATTCTTTTAAATTGTATGATATTATAAGAATAGATCATTTCAGAGGATTTGAATCCTTTTGGACAGTGAGATACGGGAAAAAAACTGCAAGAAAAGGCCGTTGGGAAAAGGGACCTGGAATGAAACTCTTTGGAAGGATAAACAGAACTCTAGGAGATCTTCCTATAATAGCTGAAGATCTTGGGTTTCTAACTCCTAAGGTGAGGAAACTCCTGAAGGATAGCGGCTATCCCGGAATGAAAATACTTGAGTTTGCCTTTGACACCAATGAGGAAAATGAATATCTACCTCACAGATACCCGAAAAATTGTGTGGCTTACACAGGTACACATGACAATGACACGATTATTGGATGGTATAGAGGTCTAGATAGTTTTCACAAGGGGATCTGCGACAGATATCTGAAAAAAATGCCAGAGGTTGTGTCAGAAGAGATAAACTGGAAATGTATAGAGGCTATATGGAGCTCTAAGGCTGTCATGAGCATAACCCAAATGCAGGATGTGATAGGACTCGGAAGTGAGGCTAGAATGAATTTTCCTGCAACCTCTTGGGGTAACTGGAAGTGGAGAATTAAAAAAGAGGACTTGAACAGAGAAACAGCTCTGAGGCTAAAAAAAATAACTGAGAAATATAATCGATAA
- a CDS encoding dihydrofolate reductase family protein, translating into MSNYVYIATSLDGYIATEDGGIEWLSDIPNPNNSDYGFNAFIQKIDAIVMGRNTFEKVLSFGQWPYEKKVFVFSNKLKKVPGNLTEKVKIITGDVKTVVADINKMGFVNLYIDGGKTIQSFLKEGLIDEMIITRIPILLGAGIPLFGKLEKPIRFDKVETEILDDLLVKSHYKITSKI; encoded by the coding sequence ATGTCAAATTATGTTTATATAGCAACCTCACTAGACGGTTATATTGCCACTGAAGATGGGGGTATCGAATGGCTCTCTGACATTCCCAACCCCAATAATAGCGATTATGGTTTCAATGCCTTCATTCAAAAAATTGATGCAATTGTTATGGGAAGAAACACTTTTGAAAAAGTTTTATCTTTTGGTCAATGGCCCTATGAAAAAAAAGTATTTGTTTTTAGCAATAAGTTAAAAAAAGTTCCAGGAAACTTGACTGAAAAAGTTAAAATTATAACTGGTGATGTTAAAACTGTTGTCGCTGATATAAATAAAATGGGATTTGTTAATCTATATATTGATGGAGGAAAAACAATTCAAAGTTTCTTAAAAGAGGGCTTAATTGATGAAATGATAATTACGCGTATTCCGATTTTACTGGGAGCGGGAATTCCTCTATTTGGAAAATTGGAAAAACCAATTCGATTTGATAAAGTTGAGACAGAAATATTGGATGATTTACTTGTAAAAAGTCATTATAAAATCACCTCAAAAATATAG
- the upp gene encoding uracil phosphoribosyltransferase, protein MAIVEVNHPLIQHKLTFLRNKDTDTKTFRETLNEIAGLMTYEATKELKLEETEVETPLMKTKSHILPDKAVAVVPILRAGLGMVDGILALVPTAKVGHIGVYRDEETLEPVYYYCKLPTDISERKVILVDPMLATGGSAIYAIDYLKENGVTDITFMCLVAAPEGLAKVIKKHPDVDIYAAKIDQGLDENGYIYPGLGDCGDRIFGTK, encoded by the coding sequence ATGGCTATAGTAGAAGTAAATCATCCGCTGATTCAGCACAAGCTAACTTTTTTGAGAAACAAAGACACAGACACAAAGACATTTAGAGAGACTCTAAATGAAATCGCAGGTCTTATGACTTATGAGGCTACAAAAGAGCTAAAGTTGGAGGAAACAGAGGTAGAAACTCCTTTGATGAAGACAAAGTCACATATTCTTCCAGACAAGGCAGTGGCAGTGGTTCCTATCTTAAGAGCCGGACTAGGAATGGTAGACGGGATATTAGCCCTTGTTCCAACTGCAAAAGTAGGACATATAGGTGTGTATAGGGACGAAGAGACACTAGAACCTGTATACTACTACTGTAAACTTCCTACAGACATAAGTGAGAGAAAGGTAATTCTTGTAGACCCTATGCTGGCAACAGGTGGATCTGCAATTTATGCCATAGATTATCTTAAGGAAAACGGTGTGACAGATATAACTTTCATGTGTCTTGTAGCTGCACCAGAAGGCCTTGCAAAAGTTATCAAAAAGCATCCAGATGTAGATATCTACGCTGCAAAAATCGACCAGGGACTAGATGAGAATGGATATATATATCCAGGTCTTGGAGACTGCGGAGACAGAATATTTGGAACTAAGTAA